The genomic interval AGCCATCAGGCGATCGGAGGTCTGGTGAACCGGCTGCATGGACGCGACGATCCCGTGCGCCCCGAAGCGCGCGATATCGACCGGAGCGACGATCTGTGCATGTTCGATACGCCACCGCCGGTCGCCCGGATAATCGTCCGACAACTCGTCGATCGCATCGAGCGCCTCACGATTGGCGGCATCGCCGATGGCATGGATCGCCACCTGAAAATCGTCGAGCGCGGCGCGGCTCATCAGGTTGCGCAGCTGCGTGCCGTTCAGCAGCGGCAGTCCGCGATTGCCGGCATCGTCGGAATAGTCTTCCAGCAGCCACGCCCCGCGCGAGCCGAGTGCCCCGTCGAGATAGATCTTCAGGCCGTTCAGCCGCAGCCGGTCGTCATACAGCCAGGGCGTCGGGCCCGGCCCGCCGATGGTCAGCATGGCCTCTACGGATAGGGCGTAGGTCATGATCCGCATCTGCAACCGGCCGGCATCCCCCGCCCTGCGGAAGGTCATCCAGTCATCGACGCTGGTGCCCATGTCGGCGGCGGCGGTGACGCCGTGGCTGAGGAGGATCTGCTGGGCGTTGTAGAAGGCGATGTCGCGGTCTTCCGGCAGGGGCGGCGGAATTTCGTTCGCCACCAAGGCCTGCGCCCCGTCCACCAGAACGCCCGCCGGTTCGCGCGATCCGGCGAGGCGCTCGATGCGGCCGCCCTCGGGATCGGCCGTCTCGGCGGTGACGTTACCCGCCGCCAGCGCGAGGCTGTTGCCCCAGGCGGCGTGGTTGTCGACCCGCACCATCCACACCGGACGGTCGGGCACCACGGCATCGAGCTCCTCCGACGTGGGAAAGCGGCCCAGCCCCCATTGCTCCTGGTTCCAGCCGCGACCGATCAGCCAGGGGCGATCGGGATATTGGCGGGCGTAGTCGGCGATGCGCGCCAGCGCCTCTTCCAGGCTTTGCGTATCCGTCAGGTCCAGGGTCAGCGTGCCGAGGCCGAGTTCCATTATGTGCAGATGCCCGTCGACGAAGCCGGGAACCAGCGTGCGGCCCTTGCCGTCGATCCGGTAATCGATGTCGCGCGTGGCCCGGTCGCCGCTGTCGAGCAGTTCGGAGATACGCCCGTCGGGGTCGATCACCATGCCGGTGAAGCGATCGATGGTGCCGTCGCGATTGACGGAAATACCCTGCACGTTGTCGACCAGCGTATCGGCCGCGGCTGGCGCGGCGACAGTCAGCGCGGCCAGCGCGGCGCTCCCCAGCAGGCGGCGGATCATGGCTTCACCTCGGGCAGGTGGCGGACAAGGGCGCTGGTATCCTGCCGCGCGCCGCCGTCGTTCTGGACCTGCGCGTAGAGTTGATCGACGAGCGCGGCGACGGGGAGCGAGGCGCCGGCCTCCTTCGCCTGCGCGAGGGCAATGGCCAGATCCTTGCGCATCCAGTCTATCGCGAACCCGAAATCGAACTCTCCCCGCACCATCGTCTCCCATCTGTTGTCCATCTGCCAGCTCTGCGCGGCCCCGCCCGATATGGCCTCGAGCACCTTGCCGGTGTCGATACCGCTCGCCTGCGCCAGCCGCACACCTTCCGACAGGCCCGCCAACGTGCCGGCGATGCAGACCTGGTTGACGGCCTTGCACGCCTGCCCGGCGCCGGCCTCGCCAACATGGACGATCCGCGCCGCGTAGGCTTCCATCACCGGGGTAGCGGCGGCCATCGCCGGCTGGCCGCCGCCGCACATGATCGCGAGCCTGCCGTTCTCGGCCCCCGCCTGTCCGCCCGAAACCGGCGCGTCGACGGCGAGAAGACCAAGCTCCTGCGCGCGCGCGGCGACGCGCTTGGCAAGGGCCGGGGACACGGTCGTGTGATCGACGAACAGCGCGCCGTCGCGCATGGCGGCAAGCGCGCCGCCATCGCCGAGCACGACCTGCGCGAGGTCGTCGTCGTTGCCGAGGCAGGCGAGCACCGCATCCTTGCCGTGCGCCGCTTCGGCAGGGGTGGGGGCGGTGGCGACCTCCAACCCCTCCCGCGAGAGGGCGGCCTTCCACTCCTCGGCCCTGGCGGCGGTGCGGTTATAGGCGGTGACGCGGTGACCCGCCCGCGCAAGGTGTGCGGCCATCGGTGCGCCCATGACGCCGAGGCCGAGAAATGCGATAGTGCTCATGGCCTCGCGCGATGCCCGCTCGCGCGGCGCAAGGCAATGGCCGCGTGGCGAAAGGCCGATCGCCAATTCCCTTGCCCGCGCGATTGCTATAGGCGCGGCTGCCATGAGCACGACAGCCGATCCCGCCACCCTCTCCATCGATGACGTTCGCACCGCCGCGGAGCGGATCGCCGGACAGGTGGTGCGCACGCCCACCATGCACTCGATCACGCTGTCCAAGATCGCCGGGGCGCGGATCTACCTCAAGTTCGAGAACCTCCAGTTCACCGCCGCCTACAAGGAGCGGGGTGCCCTGAACGCCCTGCTGCAGTTGACGGACGAACAGCGCGAGCGCGGCGTGATCGCGGCGAGTGCGGGCAATCATTCGCAGGGGCTGAGCTATCACGGCACCCGGCTGGGCGTGCCCGTCACCATCGTCATGCCGCGAACCACGCCGACGGTGAAGGTGATGCAGACCGAGAGCGTGGGCGGCAGGGTCGTGCTGGAGGGTGAAACCTTCGACGATGCCTATGCCCACGCCCGCCGGCTCGAAGAGGAAATGGGCCTGACCTTCGTTCACCCCTTCGACGATCCCCGCGTCGCCGCCGGCGCGGGCACCGTCGCGCTGGAAATGCTGGAAGACGCGCCCGACATCGAGACGCTGGTCGTGCCCATAGGTGGCGGCGGGCTGATCAGCGGGATGTCGACCGTCGCCAAGGCTTCGGGACGCGACATTTCCGTGATCGGCGCGGAGGCGCGGCTCTATCCTTCCAGCTACAATGCCCGCAAGGGCGAGGCGATGCCGTGCGGGGGCGACACGCTGGCCGAAGGCATCGCGGTCAAGCAGCCCGGCACGTTCACGCAGAGCGTGATAGACCGGCTGGTGGACGACATCCTGCTGGTGGACGAGGCCCATCTCGAGGAGGCGGTCGCTCTCCTGCTGCAGATCGAGAAATCGGTGGTCGAGGGCGCGGGCGCCGCGGGGCTGGCCGCGGTCCTGTCCTACCCGGAACGCTTCGCCGGGCAGACGATCGGCCTGGTCCTGTGCGGCGGCAACATCGACACCCGCCTGCTCGCCAACGTGCTGCTGCGCGATCTCGCGCGGTCCGGCCGCCTGGCACGCCTGCGGATCACGTTGCAGGACCGCCCCGGCGCCCTGTCCAGGGTGATGGGCGAGTTCGAGGCGCACAATGTCAACATCATCGAGATCTACCACCAGCGCATCTTCACCAGCCTTCCGGCGAAAGGCCTCGTGACCGACATCGAATGCGAGGCGCGCGACCGCAGCCAGATCGAGGACCTCGTCCGTTCGCTGACGCAGAAGGGCTATTCGGTAAGCTCCGTCGCACTCGACTGAGGGGTTCCCCGGTCTGGCCTGCCCCGATTCGGGGCGATTGCGACTCGGGAACGGCAGGCCTGTGGAAAATAATTCCACGTTGCCCAAGATTTGTGGTTAACATGATTCACATCGGGCGAATCCCGGGTCCATAGATGTGGGCGCAGCGGGAAGCGCCCAGGCGCGAACCGATCTTGAACAAGAAGGACTGGCAGAACTTACGTGACGGCTCCGGTACGCTTCCCCCGCTTTTTCGTGACCAGCCCCGCGCCGTGCCCCTATCTGCCCGGCCGGACGGAGCGCAAGGTGTTCACAGAGCTGAAGGGGCCGCATGCCGAACAGCTCAACGATGCGCTGGGTCGCATCGGTTTCCGGCGCAGCCAGACCGTCGCCTACCGCCCGTCATGTGCCGATTGCCGCGCCTGCGTATCCGTGCGCGTCGTGGCGGACGAATTTTGTCCGTCCTCATCGCAGAAGCGGATCGCAAAGCGCAATCGCGACCTCGTCGTCACCGAATGCCGTCCCTGGGCGACGGCCGAGCAGTTCGAGCTGCTGCAACGATATCTGGAGCATCGCCATCCCGGCGGGGGCATGGCTGCGATGGACGAGGTGGACTATGCCGACATGGTCGAACACACCAGCGTCACCACCGTCGTAACCGAGTACCGCGAACCCGCAAACAACGGAAAAGCTGGACGATTGGTCGCCGCTTGCCTAACCGATAGGCAGGGTGACGGGTTGTCGATGATCTACAGCTTCTACGACCCGGAGCACGAAGGACGTTCGGGTCTAGGGAACTATGTCATTCTCCACCATATCGCGCGGGCGGCGGACGAAGGCTTGCCTTTCGTCTATCTCGGCTATTGGGTCGAGGGTTCTGAGCGCATGCAGTACAAGGTCCGTTTCCGCCCGCTCGAGCGGCTCGGTCCCGATGGCTGGCACCGCATGTCCGACGAGGAGCAACGCGCCCATATCGAGCGCGTCGCAGCCGCCGGGCACGACCGCGCTCCCGCGGTCGACGGTGGATCGAAGGACAACACCCCGGGGCTGCAACGCGAATACAAGCTCGTCTGACCGCATCGCCCTTTTTCGACGAAACCTGCCCAAGCGAAGCCTGCGCGCCGCCACCGCGCTCGCCGCGGTGCTGTCGCTCGGTGCGCAGCCCTTCGCCGCGATGGCGCAGGAGCAGGGCGAGACGCAGGACACGCCGAGGCTGGAGGATCTGATCCCCGACGAGGCGGTCGAGAATCCGGAGGACTGGGCTTCGCGCGGGGTGCCTTCCGACACGGTTGACGACACGGCCCAGCCGGCCCTCGAGGCGGACGCCCCGCTGGCCGAGATGCCCCTCGTCACCATTCCCTGGCCGGAGGATATCGAGCTAACCGATATCCAGCCGCTGGAACCGGACGACCCGCCGGTCGAGTTCGTCACCTTCGACGAGGACGTGCCGCAGGTCGAGATGGGCAGCGACAACCGCCTGTCGGACGAACTCGTGCTGGTCTTCCCGTCGGATGAATCGCTGTTTCCCGTGCGCGACGAATTCCTCGAGCGGTTCGAGGGCCTGTCGACCATCGAGGAGCTGGACGACGACAACAACATCGCGCGTCTCGCCGCCCAGGCGCGGACCGACGAGGAATTGCTGCAACGCCTGCTGCGCGTCTACGGCTATTTCGATTCGCAGATCATCCGCTCGGTAGGCGACGTCGATGCGGCGTCCGACGCGGAGCTGGACGTGCCGGCGGTACGCTTCGACATCATTCCCGGTCCGCGCTACACCATCGGCGCTGTCGACCTCGGCAATCTCGCGGCAACCGGGTCCGACTACGACGAGCTGCGCGCCACCTACGAGGTATTTCCCGGCGACCTGATCTCGCTCGACGCGATCGAGAACGAGCAGTTCGATCTCGACGAGGCGCTGGGCGAGAGCGGCTATCCCTTCGCCGCGATCGAGGCGCCCAGCCTGCTGGTCGATCACGCCCGCGACGAAGGCGACGTGACGATGCCGGTGGAGCCGGGGGGCAAGTACAATTTCGGCTCGGTCGTCTCGACCCTGCCGGATTTCCTCTCGAGCGAGCATCTCTCGATGATCGCACGCTGGGACGAGGGCGATCTCTACATGCGCTCGGACGAGATGGACCTGCGCCGCGCGATCCTGGCCACGGGCCTGGTGGGTTCGGTCGAGCTTACGCCGGTGGTGGTCGAGGAACCGACCGCGGGCGAACCGGGCGTGGTGGATATCCGTGCGGACCTGACCAAGGCGCCGCTGCGCACGATCACCGCCGGCATCGGCTTCGGCACGGAAGAGGGCATCCGCATCGAAGGATCGTGGGAGCACCGCAACCTGTTCCCGCCCGAGGGCCTGCTGCGGGTCCGCGGCATTCTCGGCACGCAGGAACAGCTTGCGGGAGTCACCTTCCGCAAGAACAATTTCACCGGTCGCGACCGGGTGCTGACGCTGGACGCCTATGCCAGCACCATCGACTACGACCTCTACGATGCCCGCACGATCAGTGCGATCGGCACGTTCGAGAAGAAGAGCACGCTTCTCTACCAGAAGGAATTCAGCTGGTCGGCGGGGCTGGAACTGGTCGCCACGCAGGAGAGCGAGCGCGACATCGACGGCAACACGCTCGATCGGCAGACCTATTTCATCGCCGCGCTGCCGCTCTATGCCCAGATCGACGAATCGAACGATCTGCTCGACCCGACCGAGGGCTTCCGCGTCTCGGCCAGGATTTCTCCCGAGATTTCGCGCAACAACGATCTTGCGACGCAGAGTTTCTACGTCCGCAATCAGGTCGATGCCTCCTACTATCAGCGGGTCAGCGAGAACGTCGTGCTGGCGGGGCGGACGCGGCTCGCCAGCATTCCGGGTGTCGATGTGAACGAGATCGCGCCATCGCGCAGGCTGTATGCCGGCGGGGGCGGATCGGTGCGCGGTTACGGCTATCGCCAGATCGGCCCGCTCAACGACGCCGGCGTGCCGACGGGCGGCCGCTCGCTGGTTGAACTTTCGGCGGAGGCGCGCATCCGCACCGGCTATCTCGACGGATTGCTGAGCGTGGTTCCCTTCGTCGATGCAGGAACGGTCGGGCTGGAGGACACGCCCGATTTCGATACCGTGCGCGTGGGCGCGGGCGTGGGCGTCCGCTACCATTCGGGCTTCGGTCCGCTCCGCCTCGACGTCGCGTTCCCGCTCAATCCCGGTCCCAATGACGGCTGGATCGCGGTCTATGTCGCGCTGGGCCAGGCGTTCTGATGGCGGACGGGATCACCATCGACGGCGACGGCCCGGACCTGGAGGAGCGGCCGCCGGAAGAAGCGCCCGACGGCGGGCACAAGCGGGCGCTTGCGTGGAAGGCGCTAAGGATCCTGGGTTGGATCGTCATCGCCCTGCTGGCGCTGATCGTCCTGTTGATCGGCTTCCTCCATACCAAGCCCGGACGCGACTTCATCGTGGAGCAGATTTCCAGCTTCGCGCCCGCATCGGGCCTGTCCGTCGACGTGGGCAGCATAGACGGCTCGGTCCTGTGGAGCAGCACGCTCAACGACGTGAAGGTCTATGATGCGAACGGTACGCTGTTCCTGGAAGTGCCGTCGATCGACCTCAATTGGCGCCCCTACAAGTTCCTGTGGAGCGGGCTGGACGTGCGCGGTCTGGTGGTGAACGGGGGCACGCTTTATGCCCTGCCAGAACTCAATCCGGGCGATCCCGACGCGCCGATCCTGCCCGATTTCGATATTCGCGTGGACCGGTTCGCGATCCAGGACCTGACCATCGCAGAGGGGCTGATCGGCGACGAGCGCACAGTCAGTTTCCAGGCGAAGGCAGACATTCGCGACGGGCTGGTCTCTCTCGACAGCGAAGGCAGCTTCGGCGGCGGGGACGTGTTCAGCGCGCTTGTTTACGCCGAACCCGACGGCAACCGGTTCGATCTCGATCTCGACTGGCGTGCGCCCCGGGGCGGGTTCCTCGCGGAAATGGTCGGTGCAACCGATACGCTCGTCATCGACCTCGACGGTACCGGCACCTGGACGCAGTGGAACGGGCAGTTCGTGGCGCAGCAGGGCGACATCCGTCTCGCCGATCTCGACATTACCAATCGCGACGGGCGCTATCGCATCGCCGGCGCAGCCCGCCCCGGCCCCTATCTCGAGGGGCTACCGGCGCAGGCACTGGGCGAGACGGTGCAGCTCGTCGCGGAGGGGACGCTGGAGAACAGCGTGCTCGACGGGCGGTTCGAACTGGAAGGGAGCGGCGTCGCGGCGGCGGGCGTGGGCGCGATCGACCTCGCGAACAACGCCTTCGACAATCTGCGACTGAATGCGCAGCTTCTCGATCCCGCGCTGTTCGGACCCGACCTGACGCTGACCGATGCCCGGGTCGACGCGGTGCTGGACGGTGCCTTCCGCGAGCTCGACGTCCCCCACACCATCCGGGTGGGCGAGATCGACGCAGGCGGCACGATCGTGCGCGATCTGGTGCAGAAAGGCACGCTGACCTACGACGGGACGCGCTTCACCCTGCCGCTGGACGCGCGGATCGGGCGGGTCGTGAGCGGCAACGAACTCGTGGATCCTCGCCTTAACAACGGCCGGATCATGGGCACGCTGGTCTATTCCGGCTCGCGCCTCCTGTCGGATAACCTCGATATCCAGTTTCCCGGCCTTCAGGCGAGGCTCGGCCTGAACTCCGACTTCGCCACCGGCGTCACGCAATTGACCGGGCCGGTCAACATCGCCGACCTCATGCTGGAAAACATCGGCACGGTGGATGCCGGCGCGCGGATCGATTTCCGCATCGGCGGAGGCGCCCCGTGGCAGCTGGCGGCGCAATTGCAGGGCCGTCTGGACGACGTCACGAACGAGACGCTGGTGAACCTCGCCGGCGCAAACGTGCGCTTCGACGGCGGCATCGCCATAGGGGGCGCCGCGCCGCTGGTGTTCAGCGACTTCAACATCGACGCGACCAAGCTCACCGCGCATCTGGACGGGCGGGTGGACGACGGGACGACGACGCTGGCCGGCCGCGGGCGGCATGTCGAATACGGACCCTTCACCGTCGAGGCGACCATCGCCGAGGATGGACCGCGAGCCACCCTTGTCTTCGCCGATCCGTTCCCGGCTGCCGGACTGACCGATGTGCGCGTGACGCTCGCGCCTACGCCCGACGGCTTCCAGATCGAGACGAACGGCGGATCGTCCCTCGGTGCGTTCGACGGGCTGGTGTTCCTCAACATCGCGAATGACGGCACGACGAGCATCGACATCTCGCGCCTAGACGTCGCCGACACGCGGGTGGAAGGCACGCTGCAACTGGTCGAGGGAGGCATCGCCGGCGATCTGGGCATCAGCCGTGGCGGCGTGGACGGCACGGTGGCCCTGGCGGTGCGCGATGGCGGGCAGGGTTTCGACGTCGATCTGACCATGGATAACGCCCGCTTCGGCGGGGCGACGCCGCTCACCATCGCGCAGGGCCGCGTGGACGCCACCGGCCTGATCGCTCCTGGCAACACGACGATTACCGGCAATGCGCGCATCCAGGGTCTCAATTACGGCAGCTTCTTCGTCGGTCGCCTTGCGGCGCAGGCGCAGGTCGTGAACGGCGCGGGCCATTTCGACGCGGCGCTGAACGGGCGGCGTGGCGGACGGTTCGAACTTCTGGTCAATGGCGACGTCGCATCGGACCGGATCGCGGTCGCGGTGGACGGCTCCTACGCCGGACGCGACATCTCCATGCCGCGCCGCGCGGTGCTGACGCGCGCGCCCGGTGGAGGCTGGGAATTGCAGCGCAGCCAGTTTACCTATGGCGACGGCTTCGTCATCGCCAGCGGCCGTTTCGGGGGCAGCGAACCGACGCAGGGCCGGCTCGCCTTCTCCGACCTGCCGCTCGACCTCGCCGATGTCGCCGGTTCGGGGCTGGGGCTGGGGGGCACCATTTCGGGCGTGGTCGACCTCGCCACCGGGCCCGGCGGCTTGCCTACCGGAGAGGCGCGCATCAAGATCGACGATCTTACCCGGTCGAGCGCGCTGCTGACGTCATCCCCGATGGATATCGCGCTGGTCGCAGACCTGTCGCCCTCGCTGTTGCAGGCGCGCGCCGTTATGGCCGATGGCCGGGGTGCGCAAGGCCGCGTGCAGGCGCGTATCGCCAACCTGCCGCAAGGCGGCGGGCTGGCCGAGCGGCTCTACGCCGGTGATCTCTTCGCGCAGATGCGCTTCAGCGGATCGGCGGCGGCGCTATGGCGACTGGCGGCCATCGACCTCATCGATCTGACCGGTCCGGTGGCGGTGGCGGCGGACATACGCGGCACGCTCGGCAATCCGCAGGTCCGCGGATCGCTTTCGGGTGACAATCTGCGCGTGCGTTCGACGCTGACCGGAACCGACATAACGAATGTCGCGGCGCGCGGCCGCTTCAACGGATCCCGCCTCAACCTCACGAGTTTCGCGGGCGACGCGCCGGGCGGCGGACGTATCAACGGCAGCGGCTTCGTCGACCTCGCCAATATGGGCGCGGGCAGGGGGCCGAGGATCGATTTGCGGATGGCGGCCCGCAATGCCCGCATCCTGAATCTGGAGAACATGGGCGCGACCGTGACCGGACCGATGCGGATCGTGAGCAACGGCGTGGGCGGCACCATCGCCGGACGGCTGACCGTCAACGAAGCGCGCTGGAGCCTGGGCGGATCCGAGGCCATCGCCCAGCTTCCCAGCGTCGAGATCACCGAGGTCAACCTGCCCGCCGACATCGCGCCGGTGAACGAGAACACGGCGCCGTGGCGCTATCTGCTCGACATTCGCGCTCCGGGCGGGATCAAGGTCGATGGCATGGGCCTCGACAGCGAATGGCGGACCGAGAACCTCCAGGTGCGCGGCACGACCGACGATCCCCGGGTCGACGGGTCGGTCAGCATCGTGCCGCGTCAGGGGTTCTACGAATTTGCGGGCGTGCGGTTCGAGATCACCCGCGGCGAGATCTATTTCGACCGCAACGTGCCGATCGACCCGCGCATCGACCTCATCGCCGAAACCGATACGCAGAACCTGTCCGTCACGGTGAATGTGCGCGGCAATGCCAGCCAGCCGGAAATCACGTTCTCCAGCGTACCGGCGCTCCCCGAGGAGGAACTGCTCGCGCAATTGCTGTTCGGCGGTTCGATCGCCAACCTGTCGGCTACCGATGCCCTGCAACTCGGCTCGGCCGTGGCGTCGCTGCGTGGCGGGGGAGGCGCGGGACCGATCAACCAGTTGCGCGATGCCATCGGGCTGGACCGGCTGCGGATCGTGCCGGCCGATCCGGCGCTCGATCGCGGAACGTCGGTGGCTCTTGGCAAGAATTTCGGTCGCAAGCTGTATGGCGAAGTCATTACCGACGGTGCCGGCTACAACGCGACCTCGCTCGAGTTCCGGGTAACGAGCTGGCTCAACCTGCTGGCCACGGTCAGCACCATCGGGCGGCAAAGCGTCGCGGCGGAATACCGGCGGGACTACTGATCCGGCCAGGCCGGGTCGAGGCAGCGAAAGGGACGGTCGGTCGCCGCCCCTTTTCCCGGTACCGGATTTACCCGCTCATTCGCCGGAGCTGAAATCCTTCAGCACCGCGTCGATGGGAATGACCGCTCCGTTCGATCCCCGCGTTCCCGCGCCGGCGAGCCGCGCGCTCGTACCGTCGGCGGCCGTCACCGTGATGGCATCGCCGGAACCGCCGAAGGTAAGAGGGCCTTCGCCCATCGTCTCCATCGTGACCGCCTCTCCATCGGCGCCGGAAAGCGCGTCGGCGATGTCTTGCCTGGTGAGCGTACCGGGGACGATATGGCCACGCAGAACGGCGACGAGCGCGGCGCGATTGTCCTCGCTCCCCAGTTCGCCGGCCGCATCGCCGAGTTTGCCGAAAGCCTCGTTGGTCGGTGCGAAGACGGTGTAGGGCGCATTGCCGTCGAGCACGCCGGCAAGCCCCGCCTCGTTCAGCGCGTCGGCCAGCTGCGACAGGTCGGCCTCGTCTCCGAGTATGGCCGCGACGGTCTGCGTACTGGCCTCGGTCCGGGCAGCAGCATCTGTTTCGTCAGCCTGCGGATC from Aurantiacibacter spongiae carries:
- a CDS encoding amidohydrolase, with protein sequence MIRRLLGSAALAALTVAAPAAADTLVDNVQGISVNRDGTIDRFTGMVIDPDGRISELLDSGDRATRDIDYRIDGKGRTLVPGFVDGHLHIMELGLGTLTLDLTDTQSLEEALARIADYARQYPDRPWLIGRGWNQEQWGLGRFPTSEELDAVVPDRPVWMVRVDNHAAWGNSLALAAGNVTAETADPEGGRIERLAGSREPAGVLVDGAQALVANEIPPPLPEDRDIAFYNAQQILLSHGVTAAADMGTSVDDWMTFRRAGDAGRLQMRIMTYALSVEAMLTIGGPGPTPWLYDDRLRLNGLKIYLDGALGSRGAWLLEDYSDDAGNRGLPLLNGTQLRNLMSRAALDDFQVAIHAIGDAANREALDAIDELSDDYPGDRRWRIEHAQIVAPVDIARFGAHGIVASMQPVHQTSDRLMAQARLGEDRLTGAYAWKSMLGADATLAFGTDAPVEPVDPLPGLAAAISRTDAQGQPFGGWHPEQTISREQALAAYTAGSAYAGFAEGRFGSLRPGERADFVFLSGDPLMANPQEMRDIRVLETWVAGYRVYDAAQGRQDMRQASEGR
- a CDS encoding NAD(P)-dependent oxidoreductase, which translates into the protein MSTIAFLGLGVMGAPMAAHLARAGHRVTAYNRTAARAEEWKAALSREGLEVATAPTPAEAAHGKDAVLACLGNDDDLAQVVLGDGGALAAMRDGALFVDHTTVSPALAKRVAARAQELGLLAVDAPVSGGQAGAENGRLAIMCGGGQPAMAAATPVMEAYAARIVHVGEAGAGQACKAVNQVCIAGTLAGLSEGVRLAQASGIDTGKVLEAISGGAAQSWQMDNRWETMVRGEFDFGFAIDWMRKDLAIALAQAKEAGASLPVAALVDQLYAQVQNDGGARQDTSALVRHLPEVKP
- a CDS encoding threonine ammonia-lyase, with the translated sequence MSTTADPATLSIDDVRTAAERIAGQVVRTPTMHSITLSKIAGARIYLKFENLQFTAAYKERGALNALLQLTDEQRERGVIAASAGNHSQGLSYHGTRLGVPVTIVMPRTTPTVKVMQTESVGGRVVLEGETFDDAYAHARRLEEEMGLTFVHPFDDPRVAAGAGTVALEMLEDAPDIETLVVPIGGGGLISGMSTVAKASGRDISVIGAEARLYPSSYNARKGEAMPCGGDTLAEGIAVKQPGTFTQSVIDRLVDDILLVDEAHLEEAVALLLQIEKSVVEGAGAAGLAAVLSYPERFAGQTIGLVLCGGNIDTRLLANVLLRDLARSGRLARLRITLQDRPGALSRVMGEFEAHNVNIIEIYHQRIFTSLPAKGLVTDIECEARDRSQIEDLVRSLTQKGYSVSSVALD
- a CDS encoding arginyltransferase — its product is MTAPVRFPRFFVTSPAPCPYLPGRTERKVFTELKGPHAEQLNDALGRIGFRRSQTVAYRPSCADCRACVSVRVVADEFCPSSSQKRIAKRNRDLVVTECRPWATAEQFELLQRYLEHRHPGGGMAAMDEVDYADMVEHTSVTTVVTEYREPANNGKAGRLVAACLTDRQGDGLSMIYSFYDPEHEGRSGLGNYVILHHIARAADEGLPFVYLGYWVEGSERMQYKVRFRPLERLGPDGWHRMSDEEQRAHIERVAAAGHDRAPAVDGGSKDNTPGLQREYKLV
- a CDS encoding autotransporter assembly complex protein TamA; the protein is MDRRTTPRGCNANTSSSDRIALFRRNLPKRSLRAATALAAVLSLGAQPFAAMAQEQGETQDTPRLEDLIPDEAVENPEDWASRGVPSDTVDDTAQPALEADAPLAEMPLVTIPWPEDIELTDIQPLEPDDPPVEFVTFDEDVPQVEMGSDNRLSDELVLVFPSDESLFPVRDEFLERFEGLSTIEELDDDNNIARLAAQARTDEELLQRLLRVYGYFDSQIIRSVGDVDAASDAELDVPAVRFDIIPGPRYTIGAVDLGNLAATGSDYDELRATYEVFPGDLISLDAIENEQFDLDEALGESGYPFAAIEAPSLLVDHARDEGDVTMPVEPGGKYNFGSVVSTLPDFLSSEHLSMIARWDEGDLYMRSDEMDLRRAILATGLVGSVELTPVVVEEPTAGEPGVVDIRADLTKAPLRTITAGIGFGTEEGIRIEGSWEHRNLFPPEGLLRVRGILGTQEQLAGVTFRKNNFTGRDRVLTLDAYASTIDYDLYDARTISAIGTFEKKSTLLYQKEFSWSAGLELVATQESERDIDGNTLDRQTYFIAALPLYAQIDESNDLLDPTEGFRVSARISPEISRNNDLATQSFYVRNQVDASYYQRVSENVVLAGRTRLASIPGVDVNEIAPSRRLYAGGGGSVRGYGYRQIGPLNDAGVPTGGRSLVELSAEARIRTGYLDGLLSVVPFVDAGTVGLEDTPDFDTVRVGAGVGVRYHSGFGPLRLDVAFPLNPGPNDGWIAVYVALGQAF
- a CDS encoding translocation/assembly module TamB domain-containing protein, with product MADGITIDGDGPDLEERPPEEAPDGGHKRALAWKALRILGWIVIALLALIVLLIGFLHTKPGRDFIVEQISSFAPASGLSVDVGSIDGSVLWSSTLNDVKVYDANGTLFLEVPSIDLNWRPYKFLWSGLDVRGLVVNGGTLYALPELNPGDPDAPILPDFDIRVDRFAIQDLTIAEGLIGDERTVSFQAKADIRDGLVSLDSEGSFGGGDVFSALVYAEPDGNRFDLDLDWRAPRGGFLAEMVGATDTLVIDLDGTGTWTQWNGQFVAQQGDIRLADLDITNRDGRYRIAGAARPGPYLEGLPAQALGETVQLVAEGTLENSVLDGRFELEGSGVAAAGVGAIDLANNAFDNLRLNAQLLDPALFGPDLTLTDARVDAVLDGAFRELDVPHTIRVGEIDAGGTIVRDLVQKGTLTYDGTRFTLPLDARIGRVVSGNELVDPRLNNGRIMGTLVYSGSRLLSDNLDIQFPGLQARLGLNSDFATGVTQLTGPVNIADLMLENIGTVDAGARIDFRIGGGAPWQLAAQLQGRLDDVTNETLVNLAGANVRFDGGIAIGGAAPLVFSDFNIDATKLTAHLDGRVDDGTTTLAGRGRHVEYGPFTVEATIAEDGPRATLVFADPFPAAGLTDVRVTLAPTPDGFQIETNGGSSLGAFDGLVFLNIANDGTTSIDISRLDVADTRVEGTLQLVEGGIAGDLGISRGGVDGTVALAVRDGGQGFDVDLTMDNARFGGATPLTIAQGRVDATGLIAPGNTTITGNARIQGLNYGSFFVGRLAAQAQVVNGAGHFDAALNGRRGGRFELLVNGDVASDRIAVAVDGSYAGRDISMPRRAVLTRAPGGGWELQRSQFTYGDGFVIASGRFGGSEPTQGRLAFSDLPLDLADVAGSGLGLGGTISGVVDLATGPGGLPTGEARIKIDDLTRSSALLTSSPMDIALVADLSPSLLQARAVMADGRGAQGRVQARIANLPQGGGLAERLYAGDLFAQMRFSGSAAALWRLAAIDLIDLTGPVAVAADIRGTLGNPQVRGSLSGDNLRVRSTLTGTDITNVAARGRFNGSRLNLTSFAGDAPGGGRINGSGFVDLANMGAGRGPRIDLRMAARNARILNLENMGATVTGPMRIVSNGVGGTIAGRLTVNEARWSLGGSEAIAQLPSVEITEVNLPADIAPVNENTAPWRYLLDIRAPGGIKVDGMGLDSEWRTENLQVRGTTDDPRVDGSVSIVPRQGFYEFAGVRFEITRGEIYFDRNVPIDPRIDLIAETDTQNLSVTVNVRGNASQPEITFSSVPALPEEELLAQLLFGGSIANLSATDALQLGSAVASLRGGGGAGPINQLRDAIGLDRLRIVPADPALDRGTSVALGKNFGRKLYGEVITDGAGYNATSLEFRVTSWLNLLATVSTIGRQSVAAEYRRDY
- a CDS encoding fasciclin domain-containing protein, with the protein product MKPALAGVGLAALLALSACEYDPQADETDAAARTEASTQTVAAILGDEADLSQLADALNEAGLAGVLDGNAPYTVFAPTNEAFGKLGDAAGELGSEDNRAALVAVLRGHIVPGTLTRQDIADALSGADGEAVTMETMGEGPLTFGGSGDAITVTAADGTSARLAGAGTRGSNGAVIPIDAVLKDFSSGE